From the genome of Pseudomonas sp. TMP9, one region includes:
- a CDS encoding HsdR family type I site-specific deoxyribonuclease, producing the protein MFNEQTVTENGIIDCLKNLSGIKWTYCHGENLPKQAQNIFVDEWLKDALCSLNPAIAKQPDYADEVVHKLRGVLLEAPHSGLVRANENFQAWLLAEKTLPFGENGDHVTINLVDFDNIENNHFVVAQQVHYLAASEVYFDIVLYVNGIPLVVGEVKSATRPSVSWQDGAADFMGGKKHYWHNVQPFFVPNLLCFASEGKTFAYGAINARVKDWGPWHHTDQREDISATLASVLESAAGLLNPQTLLQLLASFALFSTHKTGKDTAPKRIKLLPRYPQFEAAKQIVERVKHGYPKKGLIWHFQGSGKSLLMLYAAKMLRTDNELKNPTVLIVVDRRDLDSQISETFGGADVKNLIKVQSCKKLGEHIEQDSRGILITTIFKFKDVEVDEHNLDGLNPRDNIIVLVDEAHRTQEGGLGEKMRWALPNAHFYGLTGTPISGIERNTFKLFGADEDPGRYMNRYSYKQSIRDGATNPVKFEPRLAELRVDREAINQEFEQLVKDNNLDDDEKAALSKRAGKLSVMLKAPKRMEAISADIAEHFTSHVLPKKMKAMLVVYDREACVQMYDLLGSKLGFDALEVVMNVDQALVKDESGKLNKDWNRWHEELELPIKQADFERWQKFDGDEQAQKNLLETYKDPKQPLQLLIVTAKLLTGFDAPICYCMYLDKPLRDHTLLQAMCRTNRLYEADGVVKRMGLIIDYLGVFENLRTALAYNPEEIDGIVEGIEKFKELLPEQLKQCLAFFPNVDRTLEGFDGIMAAQECLPNNKKRDEFAAAFGVLAKLWSAINPDPFLSPYRQDYKWLAQIYESVRPVGQTGALVWAALGPETIKMIHEHTDIKRIRDDIDELIMDEHAIFTLTEKEQEKRARRLEIDLMGRLRGSGEPTFVELGERLEKLRRDYEAGVIKAIDWLKGLLQAAKDTVQAERETGEKVVTEEDNKQALTTLFLETRPETTPKLIGDVVEQIDKIVKATRFEGWQNSNSGPREIQKALMLTLAQFGLSKDKDLFEKAYAYIEEHY; encoded by the coding sequence ATGTTTAACGAACAAACCGTCACCGAAAATGGAATTATCGACTGCTTAAAGAATTTGAGCGGGATAAAGTGGACTTACTGTCACGGCGAGAACCTGCCAAAACAAGCGCAGAATATCTTTGTCGATGAGTGGCTAAAAGACGCGTTATGTTCGTTAAACCCAGCTATCGCCAAGCAGCCGGATTACGCCGATGAGGTGGTCCATAAGCTGCGCGGGGTTCTGCTGGAGGCGCCGCACAGTGGCCTAGTCCGGGCCAATGAGAATTTCCAGGCATGGCTGCTGGCCGAAAAGACCTTGCCCTTTGGCGAGAACGGCGACCATGTCACCATCAACCTAGTCGACTTCGACAACATCGAGAACAACCACTTCGTGGTGGCCCAGCAGGTGCATTACCTAGCGGCCAGCGAGGTGTATTTCGATATCGTGCTCTACGTGAACGGCATCCCGTTGGTAGTCGGTGAAGTGAAAAGCGCCACCCGCCCCAGCGTCAGTTGGCAGGACGGTGCCGCTGACTTTATGGGCGGCAAGAAGCATTACTGGCACAACGTGCAGCCCTTCTTTGTTCCCAACCTGCTGTGCTTTGCTAGCGAGGGTAAAACCTTTGCCTATGGCGCGATCAATGCGCGGGTTAAAGACTGGGGCCCTTGGCACCACACCGATCAGCGCGAGGATATTTCCGCCACACTGGCATCCGTGCTGGAAAGCGCAGCTGGGTTGTTGAACCCGCAAACCCTACTGCAACTGCTGGCCTCCTTTGCCCTGTTCTCCACCCACAAAACGGGCAAAGACACTGCGCCCAAACGCATCAAGTTACTGCCGCGCTACCCGCAGTTCGAAGCTGCCAAACAGATCGTCGAGCGGGTCAAGCATGGCTACCCGAAAAAGGGCCTGATCTGGCACTTCCAAGGCTCGGGCAAGTCGCTGCTGATGCTCTACGCGGCCAAGATGCTACGCACCGACAACGAACTGAAAAACCCTACCGTGCTGATCGTGGTGGATCGCCGCGATCTCGACAGCCAGATCAGCGAGACCTTCGGCGGTGCCGATGTAAAAAACCTGATCAAGGTACAGAGCTGCAAAAAGCTTGGCGAACATATCGAGCAGGACAGTCGCGGCATCCTGATCACCACCATTTTCAAGTTCAAGGATGTCGAGGTTGATGAGCACAACCTTGATGGCCTGAACCCTCGCGACAACATCATCGTGCTGGTGGATGAAGCCCACCGCACTCAAGAAGGCGGCTTGGGCGAGAAGATGCGCTGGGCTCTGCCCAACGCCCACTTCTACGGCCTGACGGGTACACCGATATCCGGTATCGAGCGCAACACCTTCAAGCTGTTTGGCGCCGATGAAGACCCTGGCCGCTACATGAACCGTTACAGCTACAAGCAGTCGATCCGCGACGGTGCCACCAACCCGGTGAAGTTCGAACCACGCCTGGCCGAACTGCGGGTCGACCGCGAGGCGATCAACCAGGAGTTCGAGCAACTGGTTAAAGACAACAACCTAGACGATGACGAAAAGGCCGCGCTGTCCAAGCGCGCCGGCAAGCTCTCCGTCATGCTCAAGGCCCCGAAACGCATGGAGGCCATCAGCGCAGACATTGCCGAGCACTTCACCAGCCATGTGCTGCCGAAGAAGATGAAAGCCATGTTGGTGGTCTATGACCGCGAGGCCTGCGTGCAGATGTACGACCTGCTCGGCAGCAAACTCGGTTTCGACGCTTTAGAAGTGGTGATGAACGTTGACCAAGCCCTGGTGAAGGATGAGAGCGGCAAGCTCAACAAGGACTGGAACCGTTGGCATGAAGAGCTTGAGTTGCCAATCAAGCAGGCTGACTTTGAGCGCTGGCAGAAATTTGATGGTGACGAGCAGGCCCAGAAGAACCTGTTGGAAACTTATAAAGACCCGAAGCAACCACTGCAACTGCTGATCGTTACCGCCAAGCTACTCACCGGTTTCGATGCGCCCATCTGTTACTGCATGTACTTGGACAAGCCGCTACGCGATCACACCCTGCTGCAGGCCATGTGCCGCACCAACCGCCTGTATGAGGCGGATGGAGTGGTCAAGCGTATGGGTCTGATTATCGATTACCTGGGCGTATTCGAAAACCTGCGCACGGCGCTGGCTTACAACCCAGAAGAGATCGACGGGATTGTCGAGGGCATCGAAAAATTCAAGGAACTGCTGCCGGAACAGCTGAAGCAGTGTCTGGCCTTTTTCCCGAACGTGGACCGCACGCTGGAAGGCTTCGACGGCATCATGGCCGCTCAAGAGTGCTTGCCGAACAACAAGAAGCGTGATGAGTTTGCCGCAGCCTTTGGGGTGCTAGCCAAGCTTTGGTCAGCCATCAACCCCGACCCGTTCCTGTCGCCCTACCGCCAGGATTACAAATGGCTGGCGCAAATTTATGAGTCCGTACGCCCGGTTGGCCAAACAGGCGCGCTGGTCTGGGCCGCACTGGGGCCTGAGACCATCAAAATGATTCACGAGCACACCGATATCAAACGCATCCGCGATGACATCGATGAGCTGATCATGGATGAACACGCGATCTTCACCCTCACCGAGAAAGAGCAGGAGAAGCGCGCCCGTCGCCTGGAAATCGACCTGATGGGGCGGCTGCGCGGCAGTGGCGAACCTACATTCGTTGAGCTTGGTGAACGCTTAGAGAAGCTACGCCGCGACTATGAGGCTGGTGTAATCAAGGCCATCGACTGGCTCAAAGGTTTGCTTCAAGCGGCCAAAGATACGGTGCAGGCCGAGCGCGAAACCGGCGAGAAGGTGGTGACAGAGGAAGACAACAAGCAAGCGCTGACCACGCTCTTCCTGGAAACCCGCCCGGAAACCACGCCGAAACTGATTGGTGATGTAGTCGAACAGATCGACAAGATTGTGAAGGCGACTCGTTTTGAGGGCTGGCAGAACTCGAACAGCGGCCCGCGTGAAATCCAGAAAGCACTCATGCTAACCCTGGCGCAGTTTGGCCTAAGCAAAGACAAGGACCTGTTTGAAAAGGCATACGCGTACATTGAAGAGCACTACTAA
- a CDS encoding ATP-dependent helicase — protein MGLIMRRGGVYETRGDSIYLLAHELGHWYLDSSEPVNGTTSTPFISEESGQTPGYAVVEGYGAWERQELQANVFARELLLPKPAARALWQNGWRSRHIATTFQLPLEVVRQQLADALLLPDVAPVAPSATHPPSDAQWRAAQAPERYVNVVAGPGTGKTTTLVHRVAHLISSGVPASKILVMTFTNLAAQELVERLTAANVPSVSQIWAGTFHSFGLELLRKHHHHFELTPQIKIADLLQQVRMMVNELPNLELKYFFRLRNPYDWLPDVLKIIHRLKEELVFPDDYAAILRTLPAVDPEVALEREDIITLYRAYEGVLRREGWVDYPDLLVRPVLKARDDRPSIAAFLEQYDHVLVDEYQDVNHVMIELVKKIGASQRHLWVVGDIRQAIHHWRGASIQSLLKFDEAYVARGQAASIKRYSLDINRRSSPEILRAIERAGTDHVLQPQVPLDPVSPSRSAVGVYPALIHAEKDAQSGTIVAQIEQCRVSGHPLGSQGIISSTNAQLDKLAQDIEQTGIPVLHIGDLSQRAEVKEFLCLMQLLTQRIPGALMGLLRFSNLSMPASDIDLLTNLSKLDPDFQRGGWLKQPLPGLSPKGQEVVQALSDLLGTSTRNSRPWAFVCDLMFEKGFGLDSLSDQSANAQIRRLALRQFLYAVRNSDGVGSQATLSKYLEREDFRRYIGQPSMDRSLPPEAAVIDAVRLMTVHGSKGLEFDVVHMANVEKSRFGADASPRFDDDHKALLLPPEALNSTSQMRAEDEAIERNNLLYVGVSRAKSRLNVYCGTDASRIPTPLCDPLIFTPSRGTAAALPAPTFLARVPLSAPAAISFSALNGFISCSLQYHYAHELNLPPDQEQDISIRARRSVLAGLEYVYRDGVNPQAAFEQAWGERPLPTEFEDKTLVEHARIAFSRGTALLPDIEQYVPETTAIVNGQVITMPWMLRDTNGDLVWLRTGIGLSEVSRHVRPILENLGGRRCSSISTHSLVTGCSEDAVPSSRASGTSMFKAITALRAGERSASRGRHCNRCAYSSICGQRF, from the coding sequence ATGGGCCTTATTATGAGGCGTGGAGGTGTCTACGAAACTAGGGGCGATTCAATCTACCTTCTGGCACATGAGCTCGGCCATTGGTATCTCGACTCTTCAGAGCCCGTAAATGGAACGACCTCAACACCATTTATCTCCGAAGAGTCTGGGCAAACGCCCGGCTACGCAGTGGTTGAAGGGTATGGCGCATGGGAGCGCCAAGAGCTTCAAGCCAACGTCTTTGCGCGAGAGCTGCTGTTGCCCAAGCCTGCGGCCAGAGCTCTGTGGCAAAACGGATGGCGCTCCCGGCATATCGCTACAACGTTCCAGTTGCCTCTAGAGGTGGTACGGCAGCAATTGGCTGACGCGTTACTGCTCCCGGATGTTGCTCCAGTAGCACCCTCTGCGACGCACCCACCAAGCGATGCGCAGTGGCGTGCTGCACAAGCTCCCGAGAGATACGTCAATGTCGTAGCAGGGCCAGGCACGGGCAAGACCACTACCTTGGTGCACCGTGTAGCCCACCTAATTTCCAGTGGCGTGCCTGCCAGTAAAATCCTGGTCATGACGTTCACCAACCTTGCAGCACAGGAGCTTGTTGAGCGGCTGACTGCGGCCAATGTCCCGAGTGTTTCCCAAATATGGGCGGGCACATTTCACTCGTTCGGGTTAGAGCTACTTCGAAAGCATCATCATCACTTTGAGTTAACCCCTCAGATCAAGATTGCGGATCTACTCCAGCAGGTCAGGATGATGGTCAACGAGCTGCCCAATCTGGAGCTCAAGTATTTTTTCAGGCTGCGCAATCCGTACGATTGGCTTCCTGACGTCCTGAAGATTATTCACCGGCTTAAGGAAGAGCTGGTCTTTCCTGACGACTACGCAGCAATCCTTCGAACGCTTCCAGCTGTCGATCCAGAGGTTGCCCTGGAGCGCGAGGACATCATCACTCTATACCGGGCCTACGAGGGCGTCCTGCGCAGGGAGGGTTGGGTCGACTATCCAGACCTATTGGTTCGTCCCGTCCTCAAGGCGCGTGATGATCGCCCGTCTATAGCCGCTTTCCTTGAGCAGTACGACCATGTCCTGGTGGACGAGTATCAGGACGTCAACCACGTCATGATCGAGCTCGTTAAAAAGATCGGGGCATCACAGCGTCATTTGTGGGTGGTCGGCGACATTCGCCAAGCAATTCACCATTGGCGTGGCGCATCGATCCAGAGTTTGCTCAAGTTCGATGAGGCGTACGTCGCGAGGGGCCAGGCAGCGTCGATCAAGCGGTATAGCCTGGACATCAATCGCCGTAGTTCGCCGGAAATTCTGCGTGCTATTGAACGGGCCGGCACTGATCACGTCCTGCAGCCCCAGGTGCCCCTCGATCCTGTCTCACCTTCTCGCTCTGCGGTCGGTGTCTATCCGGCTTTGATCCATGCGGAGAAAGATGCACAGAGCGGCACTATCGTTGCCCAGATTGAGCAATGCCGGGTGTCCGGCCACCCCCTCGGCAGCCAAGGCATCATCAGCTCCACCAACGCCCAGTTGGATAAGTTGGCCCAAGACATCGAGCAGACGGGGATTCCCGTGCTGCACATCGGTGATCTGAGTCAGCGCGCTGAAGTCAAAGAATTCCTGTGCTTGATGCAGCTCCTGACTCAGCGAATACCGGGCGCGCTCATGGGCTTGCTCCGGTTCAGTAACCTCAGTATGCCAGCCTCGGACATAGACCTGCTCACGAACCTGTCCAAGTTAGATCCTGATTTTCAGCGCGGCGGCTGGCTCAAGCAGCCATTACCGGGGCTGTCGCCTAAGGGGCAAGAGGTCGTCCAGGCGCTGAGTGATCTGCTTGGCACATCGACCCGCAATTCCCGGCCCTGGGCTTTTGTGTGTGATCTAATGTTTGAAAAAGGCTTTGGCCTTGACTCGCTGAGCGACCAGTCTGCGAATGCCCAGATCCGGCGTCTGGCCCTGCGGCAATTCCTCTACGCTGTGCGCAACAGCGATGGGGTTGGTAGCCAGGCGACGCTGTCCAAATATCTGGAGAGGGAAGATTTCCGACGCTATATCGGTCAGCCCTCGATGGATCGCTCACTGCCGCCTGAGGCCGCTGTAATCGACGCCGTAAGGCTCATGACGGTTCACGGTAGCAAAGGGCTCGAATTTGACGTGGTGCATATGGCCAACGTCGAGAAGTCTCGGTTCGGCGCAGATGCTTCACCACGTTTTGATGACGACCACAAAGCTTTATTGTTGCCCCCTGAGGCGCTCAACAGTACGTCTCAGATGCGGGCCGAAGATGAGGCTATCGAGCGTAACAACCTGCTCTACGTCGGGGTCTCCAGGGCGAAAAGCAGGCTCAACGTCTATTGCGGCACCGATGCGTCTAGGATCCCAACCCCTCTGTGTGACCCGTTGATCTTCACCCCAAGTCGTGGAACCGCCGCGGCGTTGCCGGCACCGACTTTCCTGGCTCGCGTTCCACTAAGCGCGCCCGCCGCAATCAGCTTCTCAGCACTCAACGGGTTCATATCCTGCTCGCTTCAGTATCACTATGCTCACGAGCTGAACCTGCCACCTGATCAAGAGCAGGACATCTCGATTCGGGCTCGTCGATCAGTGCTCGCCGGCCTTGAGTATGTTTATCGAGATGGTGTGAACCCCCAGGCGGCATTCGAGCAGGCCTGGGGCGAGAGGCCGCTGCCAACTGAGTTTGAAGACAAAACACTGGTGGAGCACGCCCGGATCGCTTTCTCTCGCGGTACCGCTTTGCTACCTGATATCGAGCAGTACGTCCCAGAAACCACCGCCATTGTGAATGGCCAGGTCATTACCATGCCCTGGATGCTTCGTGACACTAACGGTGATCTGGTTTGGCTACGCACGGGTATCGGACTATCCGAGGTTTCTAGGCATGTCCGACCCATCTTGGAAAACCTCGGCGGCAGGCGCTGTAGCAGCATCTCCACCCACTCACTTGTCACTGGATGTTCGGAAGACGCGGTTCCCTCCAGTAGGGCGAGCGGCACGAGTATGTTCAAGGCGATCACGGCGTTGCGGGCCGGCGAGCGCTCCGCCAGTCGGGGGAGGCACTGCAATCGATGCGCTTACTCAAGCATTTGCGGACAGCGGTTTTGA
- a CDS encoding IS3 family transposase (programmed frameshift), translated as MSNPRFSEEFKIEAARQVTERGLPVAEVSARLGMSTHSLYAWVKRYSKPAEQRLQEDDQHAELRRLRAELKRVTEERDILKKGRRVLCQGVRLKYAFINQMSASYSIRRLCLTLKVHVSGYYAWRAEPKSARAKDDLRLLGLIKHSWLESGGVYGYRKIHDDLRELGEVCGRHRVARLMRKEGLRSQTGYRRRPGRYGGKPPVASPNYLERRFNVTEPNKVWVTDITYIRTYEGWLYLAVVLDLFSRQVIGWSMKPNMTSDLAIDALLMAVWRRKPKQEVMIHSDQGSQYSSSDWQSFLKANNLLGSMSRRGNCHDNAVAESFFQLLKRERIKRKVYGSRQEARSDVFDYIEMFYNPKRRHGFNDQLSPVEFEKRYFQRLAGV; from the exons ATGAGCAACCCGCGTTTTTCCGAAGAGTTCAAAATTGAAGCAGCTAGGCAGGTTACCGAACGGGGCCTGCCGGTCGCTGAGGTGTCCGCTCGTCTGGGCATGTCGACACACAGCCTGTATGCCTGGGTGAAGCGCTACAGCAAGCCTGCGGAGCAACGCCTGCAAGAGGATGATCAGCACGCTGAGTTACGGCGCCTGCGCGCCGAACTCAAGCGTGTAACTGAAGAGCGAGACATCCTAAAAAAGG GCCGCCGCGTACTTTGCCAAGGAGTGCGGCTGAAGTACGCCTTCATTAATCAGATGTCAGCGAGTTACTCGATTCGCCGTCTGTGCCTGACGTTGAAAGTACACGTCAGCGGTTACTACGCATGGCGGGCTGAGCCCAAGTCGGCGCGCGCTAAGGATGACCTGCGACTGCTTGGCTTGATAAAGCACTCTTGGTTAGAGAGCGGCGGCGTCTACGGCTACCGTAAAATTCATGACGACCTGCGCGAGCTTGGAGAGGTCTGCGGTCGGCATCGTGTTGCTCGACTGATGCGTAAAGAGGGGCTGCGTTCGCAGACGGGCTATCGACGACGCCCGGGACGTTACGGTGGTAAGCCGCCAGTTGCCTCTCCAAACTATTTGGAACGTCGCTTCAATGTCACAGAGCCCAATAAAGTATGGGTGACCGACATTACGTACATCCGAACTTACGAGGGCTGGCTGTACTTGGCAGTGGTGCTCGATCTGTTTTCGCGTCAGGTCATTGGCTGGTCAATGAAACCGAACATGACCAGCGACTTGGCAATAGATGCGTTACTGATGGCGGTCTGGCGACGTAAGCCGAAGCAGGAAGTCATGATTCACTCAGATCAGGGGAGCCAGTACAGCAGCTCAGACTGGCAAAGCTTCCTGAAGGCCAACAACTTGCTAGGAAGCATGAGCAGGCGCGGTAACTGTCATGACAACGCTGTGGCTGAGAGCTTTTTCCAGTTACTGAAACGAGAACGAATCAAGCGGAAAGTCTATGGTTCTCGGCAGGAAGCACGCAGTGACGTGTTCGACTACATCGAGATGTTTTACAACCCGAAACGGCGTCATGGTTTCAATGATCAGCTGTCACCGGTAGAGTTTGAAAAGCGATATTTCCAGAGGCTGGCCGGTGTCTAG
- a CDS encoding tyrosine-type recombinase/integrase translates to MKRSEIKRRPLADTTLSGLEPEKATYREQDGQGLYFRVKPNGGKSWELRYKKPDGKWSWLGLGSYPEVSGAGARQKAAELRTDAVDGVSPLTAKHARKASELEAANNTFDALAREWIEIRRPGWAPSTATRNIGALELHVFPIFGKRLYASILPIEWMEFLRGMEQQGIIEQMSRVRRSCKEIYDLARVTGRAVHNPLEGLSRFLQTKSAENYAHVTAKELPTLLRAIAAYPHAHDVRLGLRMLMLTGVRPSELREARWDEFDRKAGLWMIPAERMKKRRPHTVPLSRQVLDALEQLHKMSGAYPLLFPGRNDRTQPRSNMVFNMALRRMGYAGRQTGHGFRHIASTTLREKGFAKDHVEAQLSHVEDGVSGVYNKATYLEQRRTMMQWYADHLDRLETQTAVNPPLNQKS, encoded by the coding sequence ATGAAACGCAGTGAGATCAAGCGCCGCCCGTTAGCAGACACCACTCTGTCGGGTTTAGAGCCAGAAAAAGCGACCTACAGGGAGCAAGACGGCCAAGGTCTGTACTTTCGTGTGAAGCCCAACGGCGGCAAATCTTGGGAACTGCGTTACAAGAAGCCAGACGGTAAGTGGTCATGGCTTGGCCTTGGCAGTTACCCCGAAGTGAGTGGAGCAGGCGCTAGGCAAAAGGCTGCCGAGCTGCGCACTGACGCCGTGGATGGTGTTAGCCCCCTGACGGCTAAGCACGCTCGCAAGGCTTCTGAGTTGGAAGCTGCCAACAACACTTTTGATGCACTGGCACGGGAGTGGATAGAGATACGCCGACCCGGCTGGGCACCCAGCACCGCCACTCGCAACATCGGGGCACTAGAGCTGCATGTATTCCCGATATTCGGTAAGCGCTTGTATGCCAGCATCCTGCCGATTGAGTGGATGGAGTTTCTGCGGGGTATGGAGCAGCAAGGCATTATTGAGCAGATGAGCCGGGTGCGCCGATCCTGTAAAGAAATCTACGACCTTGCCCGCGTCACTGGCCGTGCCGTGCATAACCCACTTGAAGGGTTGAGCCGCTTTCTGCAAACCAAGTCTGCCGAGAACTATGCCCACGTTACCGCCAAAGAGTTGCCCACTCTGCTGCGGGCCATTGCTGCTTACCCTCACGCCCATGATGTGCGCCTTGGTTTGCGCATGCTGATGCTTACGGGTGTACGCCCCAGCGAACTACGCGAAGCCCGCTGGGATGAGTTCGACCGCAAAGCAGGTTTGTGGATGATCCCCGCCGAACGAATGAAGAAGCGCCGCCCGCACACCGTGCCGCTCTCGCGCCAAGTGCTTGATGCTCTTGAGCAGTTACACAAGATGAGTGGGGCTTACCCGCTGCTGTTTCCTGGGCGCAACGACCGTACTCAACCGCGCAGCAACATGGTTTTCAATATGGCTCTGCGCCGTATGGGCTATGCAGGTCGGCAAACGGGCCACGGCTTCCGCCATATCGCGTCCACTACCCTGCGCGAGAAGGGTTTCGCCAAGGATCATGTAGAAGCTCAGCTCTCCCACGTTGAAGATGGCGTATCAGGTGTTTACAACAAGGCCACCTACCTGGAACAGCGCCGAACCATGATGCAGTGGTACGCCGATCACCTAGACAGACTAGAGACACAGACAGCAGTAAATCCCCCGCTCAATCAGAAATCGTAA
- the gabD gene encoding NADP-dependent succinate-semialdehyde dehydrogenase: protein MQLKDTQLFRQQAYIDGVWLDADSGQTIKVNNPATGEIIGTVPKMGAAETRRAIEAADRALPAWRALTAKERSNKLRRWFELLIENQDDLGRLMTLEQGKPLAEAKGEIVYAASFIEWFAEEAKRVYGDVIPGHQPDKRLIVIKQPIGVTAAITPWNFPAAMITRKAGPALAAGCTMVIKPASQTPFSALALVELAHRAGIPKGVLSVVTGSAGDIGSELTSNPIVRKLSFTGSTEIGRQLMAECAKDVKKVSLELGGNAPFIVFDDADLDKAVEGALISKYRNNGQTCVCANRLYIQDSVYDAFAEKLVAAVAKLQIGNGLDEGTTTGPLIDDKAVAKVQEHIDDALSKGARLLMGGKPHALGGSFFEPTILVDVPKTAAVAKEETFGPLAPLFRFKDEADVIAMANDTEFGLASYFYARDLGRVFRVAEALEYGMVGVNTGLISNEVAPFGGVKASGLGREGSKYGIEDYLEIKYLCLGI from the coding sequence ATGCAACTCAAAGACACCCAGCTGTTCCGTCAGCAGGCCTATATCGATGGCGTCTGGCTGGATGCTGACAGCGGCCAGACCATTAAGGTTAACAACCCAGCGACCGGTGAAATCATCGGAACCGTACCGAAGATGGGTGCCGCAGAAACTCGCCGCGCGATTGAAGCAGCCGACCGTGCACTGCCTGCTTGGCGCGCCCTAACCGCCAAAGAACGCTCGAACAAGCTGCGCCGCTGGTTCGAGTTGCTGATCGAGAATCAAGATGACCTTGGCCGCCTAATGACGCTGGAGCAAGGCAAACCGCTGGCCGAAGCCAAGGGCGAGATTGTTTACGCGGCCTCCTTTATTGAATGGTTCGCTGAAGAAGCTAAGCGCGTCTATGGCGATGTGATTCCCGGTCATCAACCAGACAAGCGCCTGATTGTAATCAAGCAGCCCATCGGCGTGACCGCCGCGATTACCCCGTGGAACTTCCCGGCGGCGATGATCACCCGTAAAGCCGGCCCAGCTCTGGCCGCGGGCTGCACTATGGTCATCAAGCCGGCTTCGCAAACGCCGTTTTCGGCATTAGCGCTGGTTGAGCTGGCACATCGTGCGGGCATCCCTAAAGGTGTGCTTAGCGTGGTCACGGGCAGCGCCGGCGATATCGGCAGCGAGCTGACCAGCAACCCGATCGTGCGTAAGTTGAGCTTTACCGGCTCCACCGAAATTGGTCGTCAGCTAATGGCTGAATGCGCCAAAGACGTCAAAAAGGTCTCATTGGAGTTGGGCGGCAACGCGCCGTTTATCGTGTTCGATGATGCCGACTTGGATAAAGCCGTTGAAGGCGCACTGATTTCCAAGTACCGCAACAATGGCCAAACCTGCGTCTGTGCTAACCGTTTATATATTCAAGACAGCGTGTATGACGCCTTTGCCGAGAAGCTGGTTGCGGCAGTAGCCAAGCTGCAAATCGGTAATGGTCTGGATGAAGGCACCACCACCGGCCCGCTGATTGACGACAAAGCCGTGGCCAAAGTTCAGGAACATATCGATGATGCGCTGAGTAAAGGCGCGCGCCTGCTTATGGGCGGCAAGCCGCACGCGCTGGGCGGCAGCTTCTTCGAGCCGACCATCTTGGTTGACGTACCGAAGACCGCCGCGGTGGCTAAAGAAGAGACCTTCGGCCCACTGGCGCCGCTGTTCCGTTTCAAGGACGAGGCCGATGTGATCGCCATGGCCAACGACACTGAATTTGGCCTGGCTTCGTATTTTTATGCACGTGACCTTGGCCGCGTGTTCCGGGTTGCCGAAGCGCTGGAATACGGCATGGTAGGCGTTAACACCGGGCTGATCTCCAATGAAGTCGCGCCGTTTGGCGGCGTTAAAGCCTCCGGTCTCGGCCGTGAAGGCTCGAAGTACGGCATTGAGGATTATCTGGAAATTAAGTACCTCTGCCTCGGCATCTAG